From the Xenorhabdus ishibashii genome, one window contains:
- the tgt gene encoding tRNA guanosine(34) transglycosylase Tgt, with product MKFELQKTDGNARRGRLIFDRGVVETPAFMPVGTYGTVKGMTPEEVEETGAQILLGNTFHLWLRPGQEIMKLHGDLHDFMQWQGPILTDSGGFQVFSLGAMRKIKEEGVHFRNPINGTPVFLSPEKSMEIQYDLGSDIVMIFDECTPYPADWDYAKRSMEMSLRWAARSRQRFNELGNKNALFGIIQGSVYEDLRDVSIKGLVEIGFDGYAVGGLAVGEPKEDMHRILEHVCPQIPQDKPRYLMGVGKPEDLVEGVRRGIDMFDCVMPTRNARNGHLFVTEGVIKIRNAKHKEDTSPLDEHCDCYTCRNYSRAYLHHLDRCNEILGARLNTIHNLRYYQRLMAGIRQAIEEGKLEQFVETFYQQIGKPVPPLNI from the coding sequence GTGAAATTTGAGTTACAAAAGACGGATGGGAATGCCCGTCGTGGTCGTTTGATTTTTGATCGTGGCGTTGTGGAAACTCCAGCATTTATGCCCGTGGGAACTTACGGCACGGTAAAAGGTATGACACCGGAAGAGGTGGAAGAGACGGGAGCGCAAATCCTGTTGGGGAACACTTTCCACCTTTGGTTACGTCCGGGACAGGAAATCATGAAGTTACATGGTGACCTGCATGACTTTATGCAGTGGCAAGGCCCTATTCTGACCGATTCTGGCGGTTTTCAGGTTTTCAGCCTCGGCGCCATGCGTAAAATCAAAGAAGAAGGGGTTCACTTCCGTAATCCAATTAATGGAACGCCTGTTTTTCTAAGCCCTGAAAAATCCATGGAAATCCAATATGACTTGGGTTCCGATATTGTCATGATTTTTGATGAATGTACGCCATATCCTGCTGATTGGGATTATGCGAAGCGTTCTATGGAAATGTCATTGCGCTGGGCTGCCCGCAGTCGTCAACGGTTTAACGAACTGGGCAATAAAAATGCCTTGTTTGGCATTATTCAAGGCAGTGTTTACGAAGATTTGCGTGATGTTTCCATAAAAGGGCTGGTGGAAATCGGTTTTGATGGCTACGCTGTAGGTGGCCTTGCCGTCGGCGAACCTAAAGAAGATATGCATCGCATTCTGGAACATGTTTGCCCGCAGATCCCGCAGGATAAGCCTCGCTATTTGATGGGCGTCGGCAAGCCGGAAGATTTGGTTGAAGGTGTGCGTCGTGGTATCGATATGTTTGATTGTGTGATGCCAACACGTAACGCCCGCAATGGTCATCTGTTTGTGACCGAAGGGGTTATTAAAATCCGCAACGCCAAACATAAAGAAGATACTTCTCCGTTGGATGAGCATTGTGACTGCTATACTTGCCGCAATTATAGCCGTGCATACCTCCATCACCTTGATCGTTGTAACGAAATTCTTGGTGCAAGGCTGAATACGATACATAATTTAAGGTATTATCAGCGTTTGATGGCTGGCATTCGTCAGGCCATTGAAGAAGGCAAACTGGAAC
- the queA gene encoding tRNA preQ1(34) S-adenosylmethionine ribosyltransferase-isomerase QueA — MRVADFTFELPEELIAHYPQPQRSACRLLSLDGETGNLTHGVFTDVLDKLEAGDLLVFNNTRVIPARLFGRKATGGKLEVLVERMLDDKRVLAHVRASKAPKEGTELILGETQDIKATMLARHDTLFEIRFDDERDVLTILEQIGHMPLPPYIARPDEDADRELYQTVYNERPGAVAAPTAGLHFDEPLLAALREKGIEMAFVTLHVGAGTFQPVRVETIEDHVMHAEYAEVPQDVVEAVLACKARGNRVIAVGTTSVRSLESAARACQNGLIAPFFDDTQIFIYPGFEYQVVDALITNFHLPESTLIMLVSAFAGYKNTMNAYKEAVAEKYRFFSYGDAMFINRNKIAAKERVSEE; from the coding sequence ATGCGTGTCGCTGATTTTACATTTGAACTGCCAGAAGAGCTAATTGCTCACTATCCCCAGCCACAGCGAAGTGCTTGCCGCCTGCTTTCCCTTGATGGTGAAACCGGTAATCTGACGCACGGTGTTTTTACTGATGTGCTGGATAAGCTGGAAGCTGGAGATTTGTTGGTTTTCAATAATACCCGCGTTATTCCTGCGCGCCTGTTTGGCCGCAAAGCGACGGGGGGAAAGTTGGAAGTTTTAGTCGAAAGGATGCTGGATGATAAGCGAGTGCTTGCTCACGTTCGTGCTTCCAAGGCACCGAAAGAAGGCACTGAACTGATCCTTGGTGAAACTCAGGATATTAAGGCAACGATGCTGGCGCGTCATGATACTTTGTTCGAAATCCGTTTTGATGATGAGCGTGATGTATTGACCATTTTGGAGCAAATTGGTCATATGCCTTTGCCGCCTTATATTGCTCGTCCTGATGAAGATGCGGATCGTGAGCTATATCAGACAGTCTATAATGAACGCCCAGGCGCAGTGGCAGCACCAACTGCCGGATTGCATTTTGATGAACCTCTTTTGGCTGCCTTACGTGAAAAAGGCATTGAAATGGCCTTTGTCACCTTGCATGTTGGAGCCGGTACTTTTCAACCTGTACGAGTGGAAACCATCGAAGATCATGTAATGCATGCCGAATATGCGGAAGTGCCACAGGATGTCGTGGAGGCAGTACTGGCATGTAAGGCGCGAGGCAACAGGGTTATTGCTGTAGGTACAACATCAGTTCGTTCACTGGAAAGTGCCGCGAGAGCTTGTCAGAATGGGCTGATCGCGCCATTTTTCGATGATACCCAAATCTTTATCTATCCTGGATTTGAATATCAGGTTGTAGATGCACTGATCACCAATTTCCATCTGCCTGAATCCACACTTATCATGCTGGTTTCTGCGTTTGCCGGTTATAAGAATACTATGAATGCCTACAAAGAAGCGGTAGCAGAGAAATATCGCTTTTTTAGTTATGGGGATGCCATGTTTATTAATCGCAATAAAATAGCAGCAAAAGAACGGGTATCAGAAGAGTGA